The following proteins come from a genomic window of Anopheles ziemanni chromosome 3, idAnoZiCoDA_A2_x.2, whole genome shotgun sequence:
- the LOC131287103 gene encoding uncharacterized protein LOC131287103: MTDGENININLRIPFPTKREAEVAFNVLRVDSEPKRSFIGKTLELSNNILVVRIFGEHAKHVRVGLTSFFDSLILCCETLDQFGPPVSEQYTHY; this comes from the exons ATGACCGACGGTGAAAACATTAACAT CAACCTGAGAATCCCGTTCCCCACCAAACGTGAAGCCGAGGTAGCGTTTAATGTGCTGCGAGTCGACAGCGAACCTAAGCGCAGTTTCATCGGAAAAACCCTGGAACTTAGTAATAACATCCTGGTGGTGAGAATATTTGGGGAGCACGCCAAGCACGTGCGTGTCGGATTGACTTCATTCTTCGATTCGCTAATCCTTTGCTGCGAAACACTCGACCAATTCGGACCACCCGTTTCGGAGCA